GGCACGCGGCGGTGCTCGCGCTGCTCGGCGTGCCGAAACTGGTGCTCGCGGTGAACAAGATCGATCTGGTGGACGACGCCGCCGCCGTGTTCGCCGCCATCTCCGCGGAGTTCAACGAGCTCACCAGCACGCTGGGCTGGTCGAGCGAGGATGTGCTGGAGATCCCGGTCTCGGCGCTGCACGGCGACAACATCGCCACCCGGTCGGACAAGACCCCGTACTACGACGGTCCCTCGCTGATCGAGCACCTGGAATCGGTGCCGGTCGATGCCGACAGCACCGGCAATCACGCGCTGGGCCTGCGTTTCCCGGTGCAGTACGTGATCCGGCCGCGCACCGCCGAGTACCCGGACTATCGCGGCTACGCCGGGCAGATCGCGGCGGGCGCGGTCGCCCCGGGCGACGAGGTCGTAGTGCTGCCCTCGGGTATCCGCACGACCGTCGAGCGGATCGACACCCCCGACGGCGAACTCGCGGTGGCACAGGCCGGACGCAGCGTCACGCTGATCCTCGCCGACGACGTGGACATCTCCCGGGGCGACATCATCGCGTCGACCGCCGACGCGCCCGAGCCGGTCGACGCTTTCGACGCCACCGTGTGCTGGCTGGGCGACAAGCCGCTGCGCCCCGGCGCGCGACTGCTGCTCAAGCACGGCACCCGAACCACCCAGGCGATCGTCGGCGCGCTGCTGGAGCGCTTCGACGAGCAGCGCCTGGCGGCCGATCCGAGCCCCGAGTCGTTGGAGCTCAACGACATCGGGCGCATCTCGGTGCGGGTCGCCGAGCCGATCGCGGCCGACGACTACCGGGTGAACCGGCACACCGGAAGCTTCCTGCTGATCGACCCGGCCGGTGGCAATACGCTGGCGGCCGGTCTGGTCGGCGACGTGCTGACCGCCGTCGAGGTCGGCACCGGAGTCTGACATGGCCGTGCGGCGAGCTCTTTTCGGCACTCCGCCGGTCTCGCGCGCCGGCGCCCCGGCGTCCCGGCTCGACCGTCCGGCCGTGCTCGACCGGCGCGCGGCGCGGCCGCCCGCGCTGATCGCGGTGGCGCACGGCAGTCGTGACCCGCGCTCGGCGGCGACCGTCGCGGAAGTCGTCGGCGCCGTGGCGGCGGCGCGTCCGGACCTCGACGTCCGGACGGCGTTCCTCGATCTCACCGCCCCGTCGGTGGAGCAGGTCGTGGACGCCGTGGCCGCCGACGGGCACACCCATGCCGTGGTGACGCCGCTGCTGCTCGGCAGCGCCTTCCACGCCAAGGTGGACCTGCCGGGCCTGCTCGCCGCGGCCCGTGCCCGCCATCCCGGGTTGGGCCTGACCCAAGCCGACGTCCTCGGCGTGGACGCCGGACTGATCGGTGCGCTGCGCGACCGGGTGCTCGCCGCCCTCGACGGGCACGCCTCGGCGGATCGGCGCCTGGGCGTCGCCGTCGCGGCGGTCGGCTCGTCCTCGGCGGCGGCCAACGCGCGCACCGCCGAAGTGGCCGCGCGCCTCGCGGCCCGCACCGGTTGGCGCACCGAGATCTGCTTCGCGACCACCCAACCGTCGGTGACCGAAGCGATCGCACGACTGCGCGCCCGTGGCGCGCACCAACTGCTGGTCGCCCCCTGGTTCCTCGCACCCGGATTGCTGACCGATCGCCTCGCCCACGCGGCGCCGCGAGCGATCCACGCCGACGTGCTCGGCGCGCATCCCGCTTTCACCCGGGTCGTCCTGGATCGCTACCACGCGGCGATCG
Above is a genomic segment from Nocardia sputorum containing:
- a CDS encoding sulfate adenylyltransferase subunit 1, yielding MSDLLRLATAGSVDDGKSTLVGRLLYDTKSVLADQIDAVTRASVDKGLATPDLSLLVDGLRAEREQGITIDVAYRYFATPRRSFVLADTPGHVQYTRNTVSGASTAQLVILLVDARKGVIEQTRRHAAVLALLGVPKLVLAVNKIDLVDDAAAVFAAISAEFNELTSTLGWSSEDVLEIPVSALHGDNIATRSDKTPYYDGPSLIEHLESVPVDADSTGNHALGLRFPVQYVIRPRTAEYPDYRGYAGQIAAGAVAPGDEVVVLPSGIRTTVERIDTPDGELAVAQAGRSVTLILADDVDISRGDIIASTADAPEPVDAFDATVCWLGDKPLRPGARLLLKHGTRTTQAIVGALLERFDEQRLAADPSPESLELNDIGRISVRVAEPIAADDYRVNRHTGSFLLIDPAGGNTLAAGLVGDVLTAVEVGTGV
- a CDS encoding sirohydrochlorin chelatase, which gives rise to MAVRRALFGTPPVSRAGAPASRLDRPAVLDRRAARPPALIAVAHGSRDPRSAATVAEVVGAVAAARPDLDVRTAFLDLTAPSVEQVVDAVAADGHTHAVVTPLLLGSAFHAKVDLPGLLAAARARHPGLGLTQADVLGVDAGLIGALRDRVLAALDGHASADRRLGVAVAAVGSSSAAANARTAEVAARLAARTGWRTEICFATTQPSVTEAIARLRARGAHQLLVAPWFLAPGLLTDRLAHAAPRAIHADVLGAHPAFTRVVLDRYHAAIAQTRALSA